One segment of Anopheles stephensi strain Indian chromosome 3, UCI_ANSTEP_V1.0, whole genome shotgun sequence DNA contains the following:
- the LOC118510635 gene encoding mitochondrial inner membrane protease ATP23 homolog produces the protein MASKTSDKETGKPSDTRSPPIPNAVIDRSDREGSEKQWGYDLYPERRGEKYKPSWGRVLLGIEGTENLDKIKCERNVYSCVKKSPMVKLMMGALKSSGCEIDIRRHIACEVCDTSVSGGYDPVLNQVVVCQNIARNEGIVQGVLTHEMIHMFDYCNNNLDFKNIDHLACTEIRAANLTHCSFLSACTQGDASPFKIKQAHADCVKTKALNSVLAVRKVSPEEAIAAVERVFPKCYNDLEPIGRRIRRNSKDMYKAYLEGPMYGYDVD, from the exons ATGGCTTCCAAAACGTCCGATAAAGAAACCGGCAAACCGTCGGACACACGGTCTCCACCCATCCCGAATGCGGTAATTGATAGAAGCGACCGGGAGGGAAGCGAGAAGCAGTGGGGCTACGATCTGTATCCGGAGCGACGGGGCGAAAAGTACAAACCCAGCTGGGGACGGGTATTGCTCGGTATCGAGGGCACGGAAAACCTGGACAAGATAAAATGCGAACGGAACGTGTACTCCTGTGTGAAGAAAAGTCCCATGGTAAAGTTGATGATGGGAGCGCTGAAGAGTTCCGGGTG TGAAATCGACATCCGAAGGCACATTGCGTGTGAGGTGTGCGACACATCGGTCAGCGGTGGGTACGATCCGGTGCTGAATCAGGTTGTGGTGTGTCAGAACATTGCCCGAAACGAGGGCATCGTGCAGGGCGTACTGACGCACGAAATGATCCACATGTTCGACTACTGTAACAACAATttggattttaaaaatatcgaCCACTTAGCGTGCACGGAAATTCGGGCAGCCAACCTGACGCACTGCTCGTTCCTGAGCGCGTGTACGCAGGGTGATGCTTCACCATTCAAAATTAAACAGGCACATGCG GACTGTGTGAAAACCAAAGCCCTTAACTCGGTGCTAGCGGTGCGGAAGGTGAGTCCGGAAGAGGCTATCGCAGCGGTGGAGCGTGTGTTCCCCAAGTGCTATAACGATCTGGAACCGATCGGTCGTCGGATACGACGAAACTCGAAGGATATGTACAAAGCCTACCTGGAAGGTCCAATGTACGGGTACGATGTGGATTAG